The Corallococcus soli genome has a window encoding:
- a CDS encoding alpha/beta fold hydrolase, producing the protein MIRQMVVMGLVAMGMAAVAAEPSPPPSKPQGPAPSRSGHLPINGLKLYYEVYGELGKSKTPPLLLIPGAFLSTDAMKPWAAAFAAKRPVIVFDQQGHGRTADTSRKMSYEQFGDDAAALLRALKVERADVMGYSQGGGVALQLALRHPTLVNKLVSLSATYRQDGWYPAVLKAIEGLRAEAFAGSPIEAAFKKHTAEPKAFEAYVEKMKVLNINDQNITDAQMRAIPARTMVIVGDADGVKLEHAVAMFKLRGGGDEEAATTGMLTKVPAARLVILPATSHIGISGEVKVLESMVTPFLEDAPPANPSLW; encoded by the coding sequence ATGATTCGACAAATGGTGGTGATGGGACTCGTTGCCATGGGGATGGCGGCCGTGGCCGCGGAGCCGTCGCCTCCGCCGTCCAAGCCGCAAGGACCGGCCCCTTCACGCAGTGGCCACCTGCCCATCAACGGCCTGAAGCTCTACTACGAAGTGTACGGAGAGCTGGGCAAGTCCAAGACACCTCCGCTGCTCTTGATTCCCGGGGCTTTCCTCTCCACCGACGCCATGAAGCCCTGGGCGGCGGCCTTCGCCGCGAAACGCCCGGTGATCGTCTTTGATCAACAGGGCCACGGCCGGACCGCGGACACGTCGCGGAAGATGTCCTACGAGCAGTTCGGCGATGACGCCGCGGCATTGCTGCGGGCCCTGAAGGTGGAGCGCGCGGATGTGATGGGCTACTCCCAGGGTGGAGGGGTGGCGCTCCAGTTGGCGCTGCGTCACCCGACGCTCGTCAACAAGCTCGTCTCGCTGTCCGCCACCTACCGTCAGGACGGCTGGTACCCTGCGGTGCTCAAGGCGATTGAGGGCCTGCGCGCCGAGGCGTTCGCGGGCTCTCCGATTGAAGCCGCGTTCAAGAAGCACACGGCTGAGCCCAAGGCGTTCGAGGCCTACGTCGAGAAGATGAAGGTGTTGAACATCAACGACCAGAACATCACCGACGCCCAGATGCGCGCCATTCCAGCCAGGACGATGGTCATCGTGGGGGACGCGGACGGCGTGAAGCTGGAGCACGCGGTGGCGATGTTCAAGCTGCGGGGCGGAGGCGATGAAGAGGCGGCCACGACCGGGATGCTCACGAAGGTTCCCGCTGCGCGGTTGGTGATCCTCCCCGCGACCTCCCACATCGGGATCTCAGGGGAGGTGAAGGTGCTCGAATCGATGGTGACGCCCTTCCTGGAGGACGCGCCTCCCGCCAACCCCTCTCTCTGGTAG
- a CDS encoding GNAT family N-acyltransferase: MTCMHWRVATTQREVDDAARVRWAVFGGELGLLSGQPSASRREVTSLDTLDTTVHLLVYADAEPVATLRLLLPNPEMAASQGGTVGIDMEQRVDLSGVIQPEMVIAEPSRFCVLEPWRRSEAVSWLQAGMYVESRRRGVTHWIASANLDTDSREDALLSWRVAASRGWLSPRWRVGVPEPWQAPAQPRSPFYTPQERAQAEQGALDGLRLPRAPSLFARSLGARFIAQPLFDTYFQWFTLPLVIALDEIPADSVARFLALENGASPAI, encoded by the coding sequence ATGACGTGCATGCACTGGCGGGTTGCCACCACGCAGCGGGAAGTCGATGACGCGGCTCGCGTCCGCTGGGCTGTCTTCGGCGGAGAGCTGGGCTTGCTGTCCGGGCAGCCCTCGGCTTCGCGGCGGGAGGTGACGTCCCTGGACACGCTCGACACGACGGTGCACCTGCTCGTCTATGCCGACGCCGAGCCCGTGGCGACGCTGCGGCTGTTGTTGCCCAACCCGGAGATGGCGGCGAGCCAGGGCGGAACGGTGGGGATCGACATGGAGCAGCGGGTGGACCTCTCCGGGGTGATCCAACCGGAGATGGTGATCGCGGAGCCCTCGCGCTTCTGCGTGCTGGAGCCGTGGCGGCGCTCCGAGGCCGTCTCGTGGTTGCAGGCGGGCATGTACGTGGAGAGCCGGCGGCGCGGGGTGACGCACTGGATCGCGTCCGCGAACCTGGACACGGACTCGCGCGAGGACGCGCTGCTGTCGTGGCGGGTGGCGGCCTCCCGGGGATGGCTGAGTCCGCGCTGGCGGGTGGGCGTGCCTGAGCCGTGGCAGGCCCCGGCGCAGCCCCGCAGTCCCTTCTACACGCCGCAGGAGCGGGCGCAGGCGGAGCAGGGGGCGTTGGACGGGCTGCGGCTGCCCAGGGCGCCCTCGCTCTTCGCCCGGTCGCTGGGGGCGCGCTTCATCGCGCAGCCGCTCTTCGACACGTACTTCCAGTGGTTCACGCTGCCGCTCGTCATCGCGCTCGATGAGATTCCGGCGGACTCCGTCGCGCGCTTCCTCGCGCTGGAGAACGGCGCGAGCCCCGCCATCTAG
- a CDS encoding iron-containing redox enzyme family protein: MQTQTESQTGMQWVAVLDEEARGLVAAVDAHPDASRLFNGTIDAAGYIHYLIQTYHYARWSTPILGEAGERLKRLGRHLELAELLIQKAGEERGHELWLLSDLKNLGCSQEQVEAAARSPAVDAYTGWNFFTSRSGVPTAVLGTAYVLEYLSQTRAGVGAERLQAVASIPNIHKSVTFLRSHGALDGDHVAEMAEILGRLTDPEEQAAILFSARATRSIYPGIFRQGDPSGLPLPK; encoded by the coding sequence GTGCAAACACAGACGGAGAGTCAGACGGGGATGCAGTGGGTGGCGGTGCTGGACGAGGAGGCGCGAGGGCTGGTGGCGGCCGTGGATGCGCATCCCGACGCCAGCCGCCTCTTCAACGGCACCATCGACGCGGCGGGTTACATCCACTACCTCATCCAGACGTATCACTACGCCCGCTGGAGCACGCCGATCCTCGGCGAAGCGGGGGAGCGGCTGAAGCGGTTGGGACGGCACCTGGAGCTGGCGGAGTTGTTGATCCAGAAGGCCGGGGAGGAGCGGGGGCACGAGCTGTGGTTGCTGTCGGACCTGAAGAACCTGGGGTGCTCGCAGGAGCAGGTGGAGGCGGCGGCGCGGAGCCCGGCGGTGGATGCCTACACGGGGTGGAACTTCTTCACGTCGCGCTCGGGCGTGCCGACGGCGGTGCTGGGGACCGCGTACGTGCTGGAGTACCTGTCGCAGACTCGGGCGGGCGTGGGGGCGGAGCGACTGCAGGCGGTGGCGTCCATTCCCAACATCCACAAGTCGGTGACGTTCCTGCGCAGCCATGGGGCGCTGGACGGAGACCACGTGGCGGAGATGGCGGAGATCCTGGGGCGGCTGACGGACCCGGAGGAGCAGGCGGCGATCCTCTTCTCGGCCCGGGCCACCCGGAGCATCTACCCGGGCATCTTCCGGCAGGGGGACCCCTCCGGCCTCCCGCTCCCGAAGTAG
- a CDS encoding response regulator transcription factor: MNLNTHELMLRDRVISALNSSLSFPQVLEAARAPLLELAPSDSVALCLMRTTPVLDFKWLVPGHPIPLLEHYASVSDQDFVRAPIFARPNEVLLDEEMLPRREYEHSLLYQRSRELGLGLEHVMAVLLPIRPDFLGALALYRTRRRSFSSRCAAVLSSLNPHLVNAVRNCSDVQAMSTGAHLLDELHSGSGTAYLIVEPSSREVKRSRHATVLLERWFTPTDRHPSGLPLPLKERLDALIGMDADSRLEKNVWVSLQQESYRTVRFIELPADEGPRRWALLMNEIPMSIPLPVDMRCKLTDREADVAKYQLRNWSNEQIASELGISLLTVNKHTGRICNKLGVDSRADLIYQAARLNKPV; encoded by the coding sequence ATGAATCTCAATACCCACGAGCTCATGCTCAGGGACAGGGTCATCTCGGCGCTCAACAGCTCCCTGTCCTTCCCCCAGGTCCTCGAAGCCGCGCGAGCCCCCCTCCTCGAGCTCGCTCCGTCCGACTCCGTGGCCCTGTGCCTCATGCGGACCACGCCTGTCCTCGACTTCAAATGGCTGGTGCCGGGCCACCCCATCCCCCTGCTCGAGCATTACGCCAGCGTGTCCGACCAGGACTTCGTCCGGGCCCCCATCTTCGCCCGGCCCAACGAGGTCCTCCTCGATGAGGAGATGCTCCCTCGCAGGGAGTATGAACACAGCCTCCTGTACCAGCGCAGCCGGGAGCTGGGGCTGGGCCTGGAGCACGTCATGGCCGTCCTGCTCCCCATCCGCCCTGACTTCCTCGGCGCCCTCGCGCTCTACCGGACCCGGCGACGCTCCTTCTCTTCCCGGTGCGCCGCCGTCCTCTCCAGCCTCAACCCGCACCTGGTGAACGCGGTACGCAATTGCAGTGACGTCCAGGCCATGAGCACTGGCGCCCACCTCCTCGACGAGCTCCACAGCGGCTCCGGCACCGCGTATCTCATCGTGGAGCCCTCCTCCCGCGAGGTGAAGCGCTCCCGGCACGCCACCGTCCTCCTGGAGCGGTGGTTCACGCCCACCGACCGCCACCCCTCCGGACTCCCCCTCCCTCTCAAGGAGCGGTTGGATGCCCTGATTGGCATGGACGCGGATTCACGGCTGGAGAAGAACGTCTGGGTCTCCCTCCAGCAGGAGAGCTACCGCACGGTCCGGTTCATCGAGCTGCCCGCCGATGAGGGGCCGCGGCGATGGGCCCTCTTGATGAACGAGATCCCCATGTCCATCCCGCTCCCAGTGGACATGAGATGCAAGCTCACCGATCGCGAGGCCGACGTCGCGAAGTACCAGCTGCGCAATTGGTCCAACGAGCAGATCGCAAGTGAACTCGGCATCAGCCTCCTTACCGTGAACAAACACACGGGAAGAATCTGCAACAAGCTGGGCGTCGACAGCCGCGCGGACCTCATCTACCAGGCCGCCCGCCTCAACAAGCCCGTCTGA
- a CDS encoding DEAD/DEAH box helicase, protein MSDVLSTQLFTTLAGELGHRAARAVVSKLGPISDPLRQELFRRLDVPVGTEGGFLSEPVLEATFGWRTSPNTMQQLSGALLDPSLVEAMASAENPEVGFPRDRHPFAHQEEAWRILLADKVQSVVVSSGTGSGKTECFLVPILNSLVREARTVGPLTGVRALFLYPLNALINSQRERLSGWTRPLKGKVRFCLYNGETPNEAQSLRENSRPEEVLSRRILRKAPPPLLVTNATMLEYMLVRHEDQSILEQSQGMLRWVVLDEAHTYMGSQAAEVALLLRRVLHAFGVQPGNVRFVATSATLSGTDGDVARRDLRRFLADIAGTREDLVHVVEGKRFVPPLPQQESALSEGLPSLESLRAQNAAERFLTLARAPRARALRALLAKGQAQPLSALAAELSGRPIERVIETDRQETLLLLDVARSAVLEDTPFLPLRGHFFHRTQRGVWACFRADCSKREGPLTSSDWPFGRIYFERREHCACGAKVFQMMLCGGCGAEYLLAREVGSREDTQRRFVPYEQEQDDGADDGVESESENGEEDALSMASIEGIRLLGRYGRVELHELRTDYLEPGTGALVEPPLGASVRYLFPDKEGALRCGRCREREQEPGQLFRPLRAGGSFFLGVAIPTLLEHVPVLNDTKRLHPFEGRRLITFTDSRQGSAQFALGSQLEAERNRIRSVLYHKLQADRASTRPGSGPAVDQLRKEISALEPMAATGPVFEGMLAAKKSELAQLSAPAEGRLSWDEAVQVLLQDTAVKDWMYSAWQRRAGETLQPKDFARFLLFRELLRRPKRQSSLETLGLVAIRYPAVDKLEERDAPAVWRARSLPIQEWRNFLKVAIDFIVRGRTAVLIDEEFLRWLGLAIKPKFLLGPDATRPPVMERFFLWPLASKNTRARLPLLLINALNLSADSEEDRAFINELLREAWQILLRLGLLEQLPDGRKMNLARHAVLATVDEAWLCPVTRRVLDTAFYGLTPYVTPELRFEEMRCTRILMPQLAYPNGRDEADRVIPMHQRRGWLEENERVQALRTRGVWTEFSDRLAVSAEYFETAEHSAQQSGKRLRELEDSFKQGDINVLSCSTTMEMGVDIGGLSAVAMNNAPPGPANFLQRAGRAGRRKETAAVTLTMCKAVPHGEAVFRNPMWPFVTPIFVPRVSLQSEPIVQRHINALALTRFISLQGANGLELRAGTYFRPVLGGLSPAEHFETWLGRSNGALADAWLTRGIRSVVAGSFLDGIAEPRLLAGTSEQMKLARDRWRSEWEALTEQLQLAGGPVKEDRQSASAPQIALTRQLSRVEGEYLLGELSSLGFLPGYGFPTGVVSFVNTTGEQLAREEKARKQKKTDGMGGENAQPLTRRRGYPSRDLPMALREYAPGTDVVVDGLVYRSGGVTLNWHMPASDQQFHELQSFRTAWKCRCGATGSSSAQVDACPACGAEAKLLRLIPYLEPAGFAVPLGYKTHTDLSAQSYVPPRPPWISTGGGAWLALPRAEAGRFRSAHDGELFFRNGGTHGNGFAICLVCGRTESEEAEREEQLPPKLRGHFPLRGGKARLEDGQCPGNLRERGVKRHQWLGATVRTDVFELQLADPRTGFPLTDDTTAATLAVALREALAKTLGINERELGWASVPALAAGGEPTRSLILFDTASGGGGYATSAGAHLPALLKAARRILECPRQCDASCHACLLSYDTQRDVDRLERHKALALLDPTFLQGLDLPPAWEVFGERTQLEYELLENALAREMQRAEATELRLYLGGTPADWDVVVWPLRSRLLQWAGAGRSIRVFLLESHLSQLGESVLSPLAGLASVARVEVRALKQLPMVGGLALAAEVGGDKRHWCWAWTSGGAQAPGERWGTGAGGEHCVSAAEEAPLPTALGTPVPEARLRPAVPGGLRELTVRSELDGPILGVGLRFWDLVCRKAPILKARLEQKVPLVEVSYTDRYLRSPLTVRLVRELVRVLAERPGGITSNTQVLVRTTRVDESSHQRPGRQVEHDWMRTVDRDTVLSSLVKDGSFQLQVDTRERVAHARTLSLRWADGQQARIRLDEGVGFLIPEPRRPFDFGVTTLEQARRLAAETFRVERRNNPSPTYLYVSDVAP, encoded by the coding sequence ATGAGTGATGTCCTCAGTACGCAACTATTCACTACGCTAGCGGGTGAACTTGGGCATCGCGCGGCACGTGCGGTGGTCAGCAAGCTGGGTCCCATTTCGGATCCGCTGCGGCAGGAACTCTTCCGTCGGTTGGATGTACCGGTTGGGACGGAGGGGGGCTTCCTGTCCGAGCCCGTGCTGGAGGCCACCTTCGGGTGGCGCACGTCCCCGAACACTATGCAGCAGCTCTCCGGCGCACTGCTGGATCCCTCCCTTGTGGAGGCCATGGCCTCGGCGGAGAACCCAGAGGTGGGCTTCCCGCGTGACCGCCACCCGTTTGCGCACCAGGAAGAGGCTTGGCGGATTCTCCTGGCCGACAAGGTCCAGTCCGTAGTGGTGTCGAGTGGAACGGGCTCGGGCAAGACGGAGTGCTTCCTGGTTCCCATCCTGAACTCGCTGGTCAGAGAGGCGCGCACGGTCGGGCCCCTCACCGGTGTGCGAGCACTGTTCCTCTACCCGCTCAATGCGCTCATCAACAGCCAGCGCGAGCGCCTCTCCGGGTGGACGCGGCCCCTCAAGGGCAAGGTGCGCTTCTGCCTCTATAATGGTGAGACGCCCAACGAGGCCCAGTCTCTGCGTGAGAACTCCAGGCCCGAGGAGGTGCTCAGCCGCCGCATCCTTAGGAAGGCGCCCCCACCACTATTGGTGACCAACGCTACCATGCTGGAGTACATGCTGGTGCGGCACGAGGATCAGTCGATCCTCGAGCAATCCCAGGGAATGCTGCGCTGGGTGGTGCTGGATGAGGCCCACACGTACATGGGCTCGCAGGCTGCGGAAGTCGCGCTGCTGTTGCGGCGCGTCCTGCATGCCTTCGGTGTCCAGCCAGGGAACGTGCGCTTCGTGGCGACCTCTGCGACGCTGAGCGGGACGGATGGTGATGTGGCGCGGCGGGACCTGCGCCGGTTCCTCGCGGACATCGCGGGCACGCGGGAGGACTTAGTCCATGTGGTGGAGGGCAAGCGCTTCGTGCCGCCTCTGCCTCAGCAGGAGAGCGCCCTCTCCGAGGGACTCCCTTCCCTGGAGTCCCTCCGGGCGCAGAATGCGGCGGAGCGCTTCCTCACCCTGGCCCGCGCTCCGCGAGCCCGTGCGCTCCGCGCGCTGCTCGCCAAGGGGCAAGCTCAACCCCTCTCCGCGCTTGCCGCCGAGCTGAGCGGCAGGCCCATTGAGCGGGTGATCGAGACGGACCGGCAGGAGACGCTGCTCCTGCTGGACGTGGCGCGCTCGGCGGTTCTGGAGGACACCCCTTTTCTTCCGCTGCGCGGGCATTTCTTCCACCGCACCCAGCGCGGGGTGTGGGCGTGCTTCCGTGCGGACTGCTCGAAGCGGGAGGGTCCCCTCACCAGCTCGGACTGGCCCTTCGGCCGCATCTACTTTGAGCGCCGGGAGCACTGTGCGTGCGGAGCAAAGGTCTTCCAGATGATGCTCTGCGGCGGTTGTGGCGCGGAGTACCTCTTGGCGAGGGAGGTGGGCTCGCGGGAGGATACGCAGCGGCGCTTCGTTCCGTACGAGCAGGAACAGGATGACGGCGCGGACGATGGTGTGGAGAGCGAGTCCGAGAATGGCGAGGAGGATGCCCTATCGATGGCCTCTATCGAGGGCATCCGATTGCTCGGCCGTTACGGGCGCGTGGAACTGCACGAACTGCGGACCGATTATCTAGAGCCGGGGACGGGTGCTCTGGTGGAGCCCCCTTTGGGCGCCTCCGTGCGTTACCTGTTTCCTGACAAGGAAGGAGCCCTGCGCTGCGGCCGGTGCCGGGAGCGCGAGCAGGAGCCTGGTCAGCTCTTCCGCCCCCTGCGCGCGGGCGGTTCGTTCTTCCTGGGCGTGGCCATCCCCACCCTGCTCGAGCATGTCCCGGTGCTCAATGACACGAAACGCCTGCACCCTTTCGAGGGGCGGCGTCTCATCACTTTCACGGACAGCCGCCAGGGAAGCGCGCAGTTCGCGCTAGGATCGCAGCTGGAAGCGGAGCGCAATCGGATCAGGAGCGTTCTCTACCACAAGCTCCAGGCGGACCGTGCCTCCACCCGGCCAGGCTCAGGCCCCGCCGTGGATCAACTGCGCAAGGAGATCTCCGCGCTCGAGCCGATGGCGGCGACGGGGCCCGTCTTTGAGGGCATGCTAGCGGCCAAGAAGAGCGAGTTGGCCCAGTTGTCCGCTCCCGCCGAGGGAAGGCTCTCCTGGGACGAGGCCGTCCAGGTACTGCTTCAGGACACGGCCGTGAAGGACTGGATGTACTCGGCGTGGCAGCGGCGCGCGGGAGAGACGCTGCAGCCGAAGGATTTCGCCCGGTTTCTGCTGTTCCGCGAGCTTCTCCGCCGTCCCAAGCGACAGAGTTCCCTGGAGACGCTCGGGTTGGTGGCCATCCGCTACCCGGCCGTGGACAAGCTGGAGGAGCGTGATGCTCCTGCGGTCTGGCGTGCACGCAGCCTCCCCATTCAGGAGTGGCGGAACTTCCTCAAGGTGGCCATCGACTTCATCGTCCGTGGCCGGACCGCTGTCCTCATCGATGAAGAGTTCCTGCGGTGGCTGGGCTTGGCCATTAAGCCCAAGTTCCTGCTCGGGCCGGATGCGACCCGGCCCCCCGTCATGGAGCGCTTTTTCCTCTGGCCGCTCGCGTCCAAGAATACCCGGGCGCGCCTGCCGCTCCTGCTCATCAACGCGCTCAACCTAAGTGCCGACTCCGAGGAAGACCGCGCCTTCATCAACGAGCTATTGCGTGAGGCGTGGCAGATCCTCCTGCGTCTGGGGCTCCTGGAGCAACTCCCGGACGGCCGAAAGATGAACCTCGCCCGGCATGCTGTGCTGGCGACGGTGGACGAGGCGTGGCTGTGTCCGGTGACCCGGCGTGTGCTGGACACCGCCTTCTACGGCCTGACACCCTACGTCACCCCAGAGCTGCGTTTCGAGGAAATGCGGTGCACCCGCATCCTCATGCCCCAACTGGCCTACCCCAACGGAAGGGACGAGGCGGATCGGGTTATCCCCATGCATCAACGCCGGGGGTGGCTGGAAGAGAACGAGCGCGTGCAGGCTCTTCGGACGCGTGGGGTGTGGACGGAGTTCAGCGACCGGCTCGCGGTCTCGGCGGAGTACTTCGAAACGGCGGAGCACTCGGCGCAGCAGAGCGGTAAGCGGCTGCGCGAACTGGAGGACAGCTTCAAGCAGGGGGATATCAACGTCCTGAGTTGTTCCACCACCATGGAGATGGGTGTGGACATCGGCGGCCTGTCCGCAGTGGCGATGAACAATGCGCCCCCAGGACCTGCCAACTTCCTGCAGCGCGCGGGCCGCGCAGGACGGCGCAAGGAAACTGCCGCCGTGACACTGACCATGTGCAAAGCCGTTCCTCATGGGGAGGCCGTCTTCCGCAACCCCATGTGGCCATTTGTCACGCCTATCTTCGTCCCGCGCGTGTCGCTGCAGAGCGAGCCCATCGTCCAGCGGCACATCAATGCGCTCGCCCTCACCCGCTTCATCTCGCTCCAGGGAGCCAACGGCCTGGAACTCCGGGCGGGAACCTACTTCCGCCCAGTGCTTGGGGGCTTAAGCCCCGCTGAGCACTTCGAGACTTGGTTGGGCCGGAGCAACGGAGCCCTGGCTGACGCGTGGTTGACCCGAGGCATCAGAAGTGTCGTCGCCGGCTCCTTCCTGGACGGTATCGCCGAGCCGCGGTTGCTCGCCGGTACATCAGAGCAGATGAAGCTCGCCCGTGACCGCTGGCGCTCAGAATGGGAGGCCCTCACCGAGCAGCTCCAACTCGCGGGCGGTCCGGTGAAGGAGGACCGCCAATCCGCGTCGGCCCCTCAGATTGCCCTTACCCGTCAGCTGAGCCGCGTCGAGGGGGAATACCTGTTGGGAGAGCTGTCCTCGCTCGGTTTCCTGCCGGGCTATGGCTTTCCCACCGGGGTGGTTTCGTTCGTCAACACGACAGGCGAGCAGCTTGCGCGCGAGGAGAAGGCCCGGAAGCAGAAAAAGACGGACGGAATGGGCGGGGAGAACGCCCAGCCGCTCACGCGCCGTCGCGGGTACCCCTCAAGAGATCTGCCCATGGCTCTGCGCGAGTACGCGCCGGGGACGGATGTGGTGGTGGACGGGCTCGTCTACCGCTCGGGCGGTGTCACCCTAAACTGGCACATGCCGGCCTCGGATCAGCAGTTCCACGAACTGCAGTCCTTCCGGACCGCCTGGAAGTGCAGGTGCGGCGCTACCGGATCCAGCAGTGCCCAGGTCGATGCGTGTCCTGCGTGCGGCGCGGAGGCGAAATTGCTGCGACTCATCCCCTATTTGGAGCCTGCGGGTTTCGCTGTCCCGCTGGGCTACAAGACCCATACGGACCTTTCGGCGCAGAGTTACGTTCCGCCTCGTCCCCCCTGGATTTCCACCGGTGGAGGCGCTTGGCTCGCTCTGCCAAGGGCTGAGGCGGGCCGTTTCCGCTCCGCGCACGACGGAGAACTCTTCTTCCGCAACGGCGGTACGCACGGCAATGGCTTCGCCATCTGCTTGGTCTGTGGCCGAACCGAATCTGAGGAGGCCGAACGAGAGGAGCAGTTGCCCCCGAAGCTACGGGGGCACTTCCCTTTACGCGGCGGGAAGGCCCGGCTGGAAGACGGCCAGTGCCCGGGCAATCTCCGGGAGCGCGGTGTCAAGCGTCACCAGTGGCTGGGCGCCACCGTGCGTACCGATGTGTTCGAGTTGCAACTGGCGGACCCCCGGACCGGTTTCCCGCTCACCGACGACACCACCGCTGCGACCTTGGCCGTCGCTCTGCGCGAGGCGCTGGCGAAGACGCTAGGCATCAACGAGCGCGAGCTCGGGTGGGCCTCCGTTCCCGCGCTCGCCGCTGGAGGCGAGCCCACCCGCTCCCTCATCCTCTTCGACACGGCCTCCGGGGGAGGCGGGTATGCGACAAGCGCTGGCGCCCACCTGCCCGCGCTCCTGAAGGCGGCGCGGCGTATCCTGGAGTGCCCTCGTCAGTGCGACGCATCATGCCATGCCTGTCTACTGAGCTACGACACGCAGCGAGACGTGGATCGATTGGAGCGCCACAAGGCCTTGGCCCTGCTCGACCCTACCTTCCTCCAGGGACTTGATCTGCCTCCGGCCTGGGAGGTGTTCGGTGAGCGGACGCAGCTCGAGTATGAGCTGTTGGAAAACGCGCTTGCGCGCGAGATGCAGCGTGCGGAGGCGACCGAACTCCGGCTCTACCTGGGGGGAACGCCTGCGGATTGGGATGTGGTGGTGTGGCCGCTGCGCTCGCGGCTTCTGCAGTGGGCCGGAGCGGGGCGGAGCATCCGTGTCTTCCTGCTGGAGTCCCATCTGTCCCAGCTGGGCGAGTCGGTACTTAGCCCGCTCGCGGGACTCGCGTCGGTGGCGAGGGTAGAGGTTCGTGCCCTAAAACAACTGCCCATGGTGGGCGGGCTCGCTCTGGCTGCGGAAGTGGGAGGAGACAAACGCCACTGGTGCTGGGCCTGGACCTCAGGTGGAGCCCAAGCGCCCGGAGAGCGCTGGGGAACGGGGGCGGGAGGCGAGCACTGCGTGAGCGCCGCAGAGGAGGCGCCACTTCCCACCGCTCTGGGGACACCCGTGCCCGAGGCACGCCTCCGTCCCGCAGTGCCGGGAGGACTGCGCGAGCTGACCGTTCGTAGTGAGCTGGATGGCCCCATCCTTGGCGTCGGTCTGCGGTTCTGGGATTTGGTCTGTAGGAAGGCGCCCATCTTGAAGGCGCGTCTCGAACAGAAGGTGCCACTTGTGGAAGTCTCCTACACGGATCGCTACCTGCGCTCCCCTCTCACGGTTCGTCTGGTGCGGGAACTGGTGCGGGTCCTTGCGGAACGCCCCGGGGGCATTACTTCAAATACACAGGTGCTCGTGCGGACCACGCGGGTCGACGAATCCTCCCACCAGCGACCGGGACGTCAGGTGGAGCACGACTGGATGCGTACGGTGGACCGCGACACCGTGCTCTCCTCCCTAGTCAAGGATGGGTCGTTCCAGTTGCAGGTGGATACGAGGGAGCGTGTCGCGCATGCACGCACGCTGAGCCTGCGCTGGGCGGACGGGCAGCAGGCGCGAATCCGGCTGGACGAAGGTGTCGGGTTCCTCATTCCCGAGCCCCGGCGCCCCTTCGACTTCGGAGTGACGACGTTGGAGCAGGCCCGGAGGCTTGCCGCCGAGACGTTCCGCGTGGAGCGCCGTAACAATCCGAGCCCGACGTACCTCTACGTGTCCGACGTCGCGCCGTGA